Proteins found in one Mycteria americana isolate JAX WOST 10 ecotype Jacksonville Zoo and Gardens chromosome 8, USCA_MyAme_1.0, whole genome shotgun sequence genomic segment:
- the LOC142414084 gene encoding uncharacterized protein LOC142414084: MGTPSLVHPDLGLGVHGDPPNDGPFARWVQASSPLAGRAYPLGWMHLAEVRWRHTGAIPPRKGTLLARGTTWAQVKRFSVPIVTGVPESDRVLPVKDPMAGGVGRFPGTAGHREHLRGWRRQIAVENPPLVGKAINRTHFNQTDRTGAGKGGGARPTWKLREHGGLHGRREGTTDSRSTPACVYQPAFKKERKQTPSIARPPEGTGEPPKQALPPILRAKTPAAALDLQPQWRTCRAPGPRSANLLPQLAKSCKMFPITSAGRARFVCRASSLGTSGTLGFPELQISSSWLWGSRDGGCSHPGETSRGWGDRGAGVTAMGAGIPGCRWLGAVLTARSSQPIRIPPPGSTGEERDPCCRLAAGAAGCGEAMQLSSSLLIPFPAALPHRHDQAVTGAGQRFADGMFFHREIPISVGTSQF, from the exons ATGGGGACCCCATCCCTGGTGCACCCTGATTTGGGGCTGGGCGTGCATGGAGACCCCCCGAATGATGGTCCATTTGCCCGGTGGGTGCAGGCTTCATCTCCGCTGGCAGGGCGAGCATATCCCTTGGGATGGATGCATTTAGCAGAAGTCAGATGGAGACACACGGGCGCAATTCCTCCCCGGAAGGGGACGTTGCTTGCCCGGGGGACAACCTGGGCTCAGGTCAAGAGGTTCAGCGTCCCCATCGTAACCGGTGTTCCTGAGTCCGACCGCGTGCTGCCCGTTAAAGACCCCATGGCTGGAGGCGTGGGAAGGTTCCCAGGGACTGCTGGGCACCGAGAGCATCTGCGTGGCTGGAGGAGGCAAATCGCTGTGGAAAACCCGCCTTTGGTTGGGAAAGCGATTAACAGGACACACTTTAACCAGACAGACCGGACAGGAGCTGGCAAAGGAGGAGGTGCCCGGCCCACGTGGAAGCTGCGGGAGCATGGAGGGCTTCACGGCCGCAGAG AAGGGACAACTGATTCCCGATCCACTCCAGCCTGCGTTTACCAACCTgccttcaaaaaagaaagaaaacaaaccccatccATCGCTCGGCCACCCGAAGGCACAGGAGAACCTCCCAAACAAGCACTTCCACCAATTCTTAGAGCGAAGACACCGGCGGCAGCCCTTGATCTGCAGCCCCAGTGGCGAACCTGCCGAGCTCCCGGCCCTCGGTCTGCTAATCTCCTCCCGCAGCTGGCTAAATCCTGCAAGATGTTCCCAATAACGAGCGCGGGCCGGGCTCGGTTTGTTTGCAGAGCTTCATCCTTGGGGACATCTGGTACCCTTGGCTTCCCTGAGCTTCAGATAAGCAGCAGTTGGCTTTGGGGGAGCAGGGACGGCGGGTGTTCACACCCCGGTGAGACATCGCGGGGTTGGGGTGACCGTGGGGCCGGGGTGACAGCCATGGGTGCCGGGATCCCGGGGTGCCGCTGGCTGGGTGCTGTGCTGACAGCTCGATCCTCCCAGCCGATCCGCATCCCTCCACCGGGCAGCACCGGGGAGGAGCGGGATCCTTGCTGCCGGCTCGCAGCCGGGGCCGCTGGATGTGGTGAAGCCATGCAGCTCTCCAGCTCCCTTTTAATTCCTTTCCCAGCTGCGTTGCCTCATCGCCATGACCAGGCTGTAACCGGAGCGGGTCAGCGTTTTGCTGATGGAATGTTTTTCCATCGGGAAATACCAATTTCTGTGGGAACATCTCAATTTTaa